The Dyella caseinilytica genome has a window encoding:
- a CDS encoding DNA-3-methyladenine glycosylase, which produces MNVWSDTGAVLPRAFYRRDPLVLAPLLLNKVLVCRHDGRAGRIVEVEAYHGSDDPAAHSYRGKTRRNAVMFGPVGHLYVYFTYGMHWCGNVVCGDDGNGWAVLIRALQPVAGLDLMYAARSRAKNDRQLCNGPARLAQAMSINGAQDGGDLVNGDAYVLVDDGTPAPKRPVQTTRIGLSKAAEYPWRWYVADSPYISKK; this is translated from the coding sequence ATGAACGTTTGGTCTGACACCGGAGCTGTACTGCCCAGGGCATTTTATCGACGCGATCCGTTGGTGCTGGCGCCCCTCTTGTTGAACAAGGTACTGGTGTGCCGTCACGACGGCCGTGCCGGCCGCATCGTGGAAGTCGAGGCTTACCACGGCAGCGATGATCCCGCCGCACACTCGTATCGTGGCAAGACGCGGCGCAACGCGGTGATGTTCGGTCCGGTCGGGCATTTGTACGTGTACTTTACCTACGGCATGCATTGGTGCGGCAATGTCGTCTGCGGCGACGACGGGAATGGATGGGCCGTGTTGATCCGTGCACTGCAGCCCGTGGCCGGCCTTGACCTGATGTATGCCGCTCGCTCCAGGGCAAAGAACGATCGACAGCTATGCAATGGACCGGCACGTCTCGCTCAGGCGATGAGCATCAATGGTGCACAGGATGGTGGGGATCTTGTGAATGGCGACGCCTATGTCTTGGTCGATGATGGTACGCCTGCACCGAAACGGCCCGTGCAGACGACGCGCATTGGCCTCAGCAAGGCGGCGGAATATCCATGGCGCTGGTATGTGGCTGACAGCCCGTATATTTCCAAAAAATGA
- a CDS encoding RNA polymerase sigma factor, translating into MNRNNAAPQLSPQVCFHGSNQGDALFERAWRVIKFDLQRRALRLVRGDRAAAEELVADTALKALIYMRRVPQRIRNPEGFLFVVLNHVFLDSVRHLDREERVFRYSADFDDDHWSEAVAPTLQPPDVVELNESLSSIADAIEHLPRESRQLFALKFEQDLPYAVIAERLHISEALARKRVELLRRRLRQKVG; encoded by the coding sequence ATGAACCGGAACAACGCTGCGCCGCAGCTTTCACCGCAAGTCTGCTTCCACGGATCCAATCAAGGCGACGCTTTATTCGAGCGCGCCTGGCGGGTGATCAAGTTCGATCTTCAACGCCGTGCTTTGCGTCTTGTGCGCGGCGATCGCGCGGCGGCCGAAGAGCTTGTTGCCGATACAGCTCTCAAAGCGTTGATCTACATGCGTCGCGTGCCGCAGCGCATACGCAATCCTGAAGGCTTTTTGTTCGTTGTGCTGAATCACGTGTTCCTGGACAGCGTCCGTCACCTCGATCGCGAGGAACGCGTGTTTCGGTATTCCGCAGACTTCGATGACGATCATTGGTCCGAAGCGGTTGCGCCGACACTGCAGCCGCCAGATGTGGTCGAGTTGAACGAATCCCTGTCATCCATCGCTGATGCGATCGAGCATTTGCCGCGCGAATCGCGGCAGTTGTTCGCGCTGAAATTCGAGCAGGATCTTCCGTACGCGGTGATTGCCGAGCGCTTGCACATAAGCGAGGCATTGGCGCGAAAACGCGTTGAATTGCTGCGACGTCGATTGCGGCAGAAGGTTGGCTAA
- a CDS encoding RebB family R body protein: MADITAVNAQITDAVTQTNVKVVAEAPAQAIASLYQVASHSAGLSMQNAVQSQQSLNQISTAVVSKAAALIMAIGES, encoded by the coding sequence ATGGCGGATATCACCGCAGTCAACGCGCAGATCACCGATGCGGTTACGCAGACCAATGTCAAGGTTGTTGCCGAGGCGCCGGCGCAAGCCATTGCTTCGCTTTATCAGGTGGCCAGCCATTCGGCCGGCCTGTCGATGCAGAACGCCGTACAGAGCCAGCAGTCGCTCAACCAGATTTCCACCGCTGTGGTGTCGAAAGCGGCGGCTTTGATCATGGCCATTGGCGAATCCTGA
- a CDS encoding RebB family R body protein produces MAFPTSVNDQITDAVTQSNVKVVGEAPAMALGSIYQSMAHSTGILFQNAVAAQQQQNTLTQAATNQGVMQIYSVDTTAAAGASEKVAQTGVADNLTSLLTVLSAFRQ; encoded by the coding sequence ATGGCTTTTCCTACCTCAGTCAACGATCAGATCACTGATGCGGTAACCCAATCCAACGTGAAGGTGGTCGGCGAAGCACCCGCCATGGCACTGGGTTCCATTTATCAGAGCATGGCGCACTCGACCGGCATCCTGTTCCAGAACGCGGTTGCCGCTCAACAGCAGCAGAACACCCTGACCCAGGCCGCCACCAATCAGGGCGTGATGCAGATCTACAGTGTCGATACCACGGCGGCAGCGGGCGCTTCGGAGAAGGTGGCGCAGACGGGTGTGGCTGACAACCTCACCAGTCTACTCACCGTTCTCAGTGCGTTCCGCCAGTAG
- a CDS encoding RebB family R body protein, with protein sequence MAFPTSVNNQITDAVTQSNVKVIGEAPAMAMGSIYQTMAHSTGILFENAVSAQQQQNTLSQAAANQGVMQIYTLDTTAAAGATEKIAQTGVADNLTSLLTVLNAFRPAQG encoded by the coding sequence ATGGCTTTTCCGACCTCTGTCAATAACCAGATCACCGATGCCGTCACCCAATCCAATGTCAAGGTGATCGGCGAAGCGCCAGCGATGGCGATGGGTTCGATCTACCAGACCATGGCACACTCGACCGGTATCCTGTTCGAGAACGCGGTATCGGCACAGCAGCAGCAGAACACGCTGTCGCAAGCTGCGGCCAACCAGGGCGTGATGCAGATCTACACCCTGGATACGACGGCTGCCGCCGGTGCCACCGAGAAGATCGCGCAGACCGGCGTGGCCGATAACCTGACCAGCCTGCTGACAGTGCTCAACGCTTTCCGTCCGGCTCAGGGTTGA
- a CDS encoding Crp/Fnr family transcriptional regulator, whose amino-acid sequence MATHATERRLRSGEVLFLKNDPQDFLALVVSGCVYAMVYGPDGRELIVNNFQSGDVVGETALIDGRRRDTTAFVCGPTHILILRRHHFEPLTAEPLFLNRLLALLCSRLRDVAALIESVCLYRLESRLARYFVTAVDECGLEAPDGVLVPLPPSQSVLAAMVNASRPKLNAQLQAWRRSGLVSWTQGSLLITDVDQLRTMALDIA is encoded by the coding sequence GTGGCAACGCATGCCACTGAACGCCGCCTGCGAAGCGGCGAAGTGCTTTTCCTGAAAAATGACCCGCAAGATTTCCTCGCGCTGGTCGTCTCCGGTTGTGTCTACGCCATGGTCTACGGACCCGATGGGCGAGAATTGATCGTCAACAACTTTCAATCCGGCGATGTCGTTGGCGAAACTGCACTGATCGATGGCCGAAGACGCGATACAACCGCTTTCGTCTGCGGCCCTACGCACATCCTGATTCTCCGCCGCCATCACTTCGAACCGCTGACCGCGGAACCGCTATTCCTCAATCGTCTGCTGGCGCTGCTCTGCTCACGCTTGCGTGATGTTGCCGCGCTGATCGAGTCGGTATGCCTGTATCGGCTTGAATCCCGCCTGGCCCGCTACTTTGTCACTGCGGTGGACGAATGCGGACTCGAAGCACCCGATGGCGTGCTCGTGCCCTTGCCACCCAGCCAGAGCGTGCTTGCTGCGATGGTGAATGCAAGCCGCCCCAAGCTCAACGCCCAGCTGCAAGCGTGGCGCCGCAGCGGCCTGGTGAGCTGGACCCAGGGCTCCCTGCTGATCACGGATGTCGATCAACTGCGGACCATGGCGCTCGATATTGCATAG
- the thiE gene encoding thiamine phosphate synthase, whose protein sequence is MKPFDLSLYLVLDPDLCQRHSMIETAREAVAGGATMVQVRHKQASTDERIALGRSLMEALRGSNATVIMNDDVTAAIESGVDGLHIGQGDMTPSLARARIGSELILGLSVNTEGAARLIDPAIIDYVGVGPVFATPTKPDHEKPLGFDGLAKVVAASPVPTVAIGGLKQEHVQRVLAAGADGVAVVSAICGTADPRQAARALCERLRAAR, encoded by the coding sequence ATGAAGCCGTTCGACCTGTCGCTCTACCTGGTACTGGATCCCGATCTCTGCCAGCGTCACTCGATGATAGAAACCGCCCGCGAAGCCGTTGCAGGCGGTGCGACCATGGTGCAGGTGCGACACAAGCAAGCTTCGACCGATGAGCGCATTGCGCTGGGTCGAAGCCTGATGGAAGCCCTGCGCGGCAGCAACGCCACTGTGATCATGAACGACGATGTGACCGCCGCCATCGAGTCGGGGGTCGATGGCCTGCATATCGGTCAGGGCGACATGACGCCCTCCCTGGCGCGCGCGCGCATTGGATCAGAGCTGATACTTGGCCTTTCGGTGAATACCGAAGGCGCAGCGCGGTTGATCGATCCGGCCATCATCGACTATGTCGGCGTCGGCCCAGTGTTTGCGACACCCACCAAGCCGGACCACGAAAAACCGCTCGGTTTTGATGGACTTGCCAAGGTCGTCGCCGCAAGTCCTGTTCCCACCGTGGCCATCGGCGGGCTGAAACAGGAGCACGTACAACGCGTATTGGCCGCGGGTGCGGATGGCGTAGCCGTGGTTTCCGCGATATGCGGAACCGCAGATCCGCGGCAGGCGGCACGGGCGTTGTGCGAGCGCCTCCGCGCCGCCCGATAG
- the thiM gene encoding hydroxyethylthiazole kinase has protein sequence MAIDTSTSASAAPVAYGDLLERMRHASPLVQCITNYVAMNYAANILLAAGASPAMVHAPEEAGEFARLADAVTINIGTLSTHWLEGMRAAARTANETRKPWVLDPVAHFATGFRRKAVEDLLGLRPTIIRGNASEIMALAGLVSAGRGVDAGDSVEEAETAALALSRSTHAVVAVTGASDFVTDGSQAVRIGGGSALMPRVTAMGCALTCLVGAFAAAVPETPFLATVTALACFSAAGSRAEQESSGPGSFAWRFTDALAALDARALQAQTDKVIA, from the coding sequence ATGGCCATCGATACATCCACCTCTGCCTCAGCCGCGCCGGTCGCGTACGGAGATCTGCTTGAGCGCATGCGCCACGCCTCGCCGCTCGTTCAGTGCATCACCAACTACGTCGCCATGAACTATGCCGCCAACATTCTGCTCGCCGCCGGTGCATCGCCGGCGATGGTGCATGCGCCGGAAGAAGCCGGCGAATTCGCCCGGCTCGCCGATGCCGTCACCATCAATATCGGTACGCTGTCCACACACTGGCTCGAAGGCATGCGCGCTGCGGCAAGAACCGCCAATGAAACGCGCAAGCCGTGGGTGCTCGATCCGGTCGCACATTTTGCGACCGGCTTCCGCCGCAAGGCTGTGGAGGATCTGCTTGGGCTTCGTCCCACCATCATCCGCGGCAATGCTTCAGAAATCATGGCGCTCGCCGGCCTTGTCAGTGCAGGCCGGGGCGTCGATGCAGGCGACAGTGTCGAAGAGGCCGAAACAGCAGCGCTCGCACTGTCACGCAGCACGCATGCGGTGGTGGCCGTCACCGGCGCGTCCGACTTTGTGACCGATGGCAGCCAGGCTGTGCGAATCGGCGGCGGCTCCGCACTCATGCCGCGCGTGACCGCGATGGGTTGTGCACTCACCTGCCTGGTTGGCGCATTTGCCGCTGCGGTACCCGAAACCCCGTTTCTTGCCACCGTCACCGCGCTTGCCTGCTTCAGTGCCGCCGGATCGCGCGCCGAGCAGGAATCATCCGGTCCGGGTTCTTTCGCCTGGCGCTTTACCGACGCGCTTGCCGCGCTCGATGCACGTGCGCTTCAGGCGCAAACGGATAAAGTGATCGCATGA
- a CDS encoding AI-2E family transporter, whose protein sequence is MPIDPAPPQTVANQRAMTIIATAAILALLYFGREVLVPVTLALILGLLMAPVMRGLRRIGFGHTPSVLIAVLLLTFLLGGLLTIIGSQVVHLARSLPQYEATIHAKLQVLHDDTLGRMEAVSGEAGKVIGLDDNYATLPNAQGVMTVSTAAVPAATATSNSLKAVTKVLSSIWTPLETGGIVLVVLIFVLLEYESLRDRFIRLIGGKDLRATTAAINDAGERLSRFFVSQFSVNFGVGVVIWLGLMIMGLPNALLWGACTAVLRFVPYVGVWLAAILASLLAAAVDPGWSLLLMTVGLFAAVEIIVSQMVEPHLYGHTTGLSPLAVVVAAIFWSWLWGAAGLILSTPLTLCLVVAGRHVKALSLLEILLGDRPALSLPERFYQRMLSGDSQEVIAAAREFLKRKSFAKYCDVVLLPALQLAYIDVVRGAIGPEQRLKARRSIVRVIETLGGEPHGRFSWWRSHSVLGDGSLAMSLRQQRENVSGRWQGPLAVAPKSIVLCVEACTQDDDMVTEILVRVLRDLNIDGRHFSMDDIKAFESEAHPEATPDAVSMVYVVSSAAGKEEEQINATANDMRHRLPEATIVAVMLPQLLEAPEQITVGGSIDRVANSFEEAAQFAIATVPVLSSTKVETKGDKSAA, encoded by the coding sequence ATGCCCATCGACCCCGCGCCGCCGCAAACTGTCGCCAATCAACGCGCGATGACCATCATCGCGACGGCGGCGATCCTGGCGCTGTTGTACTTCGGCAGGGAAGTGCTGGTTCCGGTCACGCTCGCGTTGATACTCGGCCTGCTGATGGCGCCGGTGATGCGTGGATTGCGGCGAATCGGGTTTGGCCACACGCCCTCGGTGTTGATTGCCGTACTGCTGCTGACCTTTCTGCTAGGCGGGTTGCTGACGATCATCGGCTCGCAGGTGGTCCATCTAGCCCGAAGCTTGCCGCAATACGAGGCGACAATTCACGCCAAACTGCAGGTGCTGCACGACGATACGCTCGGACGGATGGAGGCCGTTTCTGGCGAGGCAGGCAAGGTCATCGGCCTGGACGACAACTACGCCACGTTGCCGAATGCCCAGGGTGTGATGACGGTTTCCACGGCAGCCGTACCTGCGGCCACGGCAACCAGCAACTCACTCAAAGCGGTGACCAAGGTGCTGTCCTCCATCTGGACGCCGCTGGAAACCGGCGGCATCGTGCTGGTGGTGTTGATTTTCGTGCTGCTGGAATACGAATCATTGCGCGACCGCTTTATCCGCCTGATCGGCGGCAAGGATCTGCGTGCTACCACCGCGGCCATCAACGACGCAGGTGAGCGCCTGTCGCGCTTTTTCGTATCGCAATTCTCGGTCAACTTTGGCGTGGGTGTGGTGATCTGGCTGGGCCTGATGATCATGGGTCTGCCCAATGCGCTGCTGTGGGGTGCCTGCACGGCGGTGTTGCGCTTCGTGCCATATGTCGGTGTATGGCTGGCGGCGATTCTTGCCAGTCTGCTGGCGGCGGCGGTGGATCCTGGTTGGTCGTTGTTGCTGATGACGGTGGGCTTGTTTGCAGCGGTAGAGATCATCGTCAGTCAGATGGTTGAGCCGCATCTATATGGACATACCACTGGACTGTCGCCGCTGGCGGTGGTCGTTGCCGCCATTTTCTGGAGCTGGCTGTGGGGCGCAGCCGGGTTGATTCTTTCCACGCCACTCACACTGTGCCTGGTGGTCGCAGGGCGGCATGTGAAGGCGTTGTCGCTGCTGGAAATCCTGCTTGGTGACCGGCCGGCGCTGTCGCTGCCTGAGCGGTTCTACCAACGCATGCTTTCGGGTGATTCACAAGAAGTGATCGCAGCAGCGCGCGAATTTCTAAAACGCAAATCGTTCGCCAAATATTGCGATGTGGTGCTTTTGCCGGCCTTGCAGCTGGCGTATATCGATGTCGTGCGAGGCGCGATCGGCCCCGAACAGCGGCTCAAGGCGCGGCGCTCGATCGTGAGGGTGATCGAAACGCTGGGCGGTGAGCCGCACGGGCGCTTCAGCTGGTGGCGAAGTCACTCCGTACTGGGTGACGGTAGTCTGGCGATGAGTCTTCGCCAGCAACGTGAAAATGTCAGCGGACGCTGGCAAGGCCCATTGGCGGTGGCGCCAAAGTCGATCGTGCTCTGCGTGGAAGCCTGCACGCAGGACGACGACATGGTGACTGAAATACTCGTGCGCGTCCTGCGTGACCTCAATATCGACGGACGCCATTTTTCGATGGACGACATCAAGGCTTTCGAATCCGAGGCGCATCCCGAGGCCACACCCGACGCGGTGTCCATGGTTTATGTCGTCAGCAGTGCGGCCGGCAAGGAAGAGGAACAGATCAATGCCACTGCCAACGATATGCGTCACCGCTTGCCCGAAGCGACCATTGTGGCTGTGATGCTGCCCCAATTGCTGGAAGCGCCTGAACAGATAACCGTTGGCGGCTCCATAGACCGCGTGGCCAATTCGTTCGAAGAAGCGGCGCAGTTTGCCATTGCTACCGTGCCCGTGCTTTCGTCGACGAAGGTGGAGACGAAGGGCGACAAATCTGCCGCTTAG
- a CDS encoding ABC transporter ATP-binding protein: MSAIVCEALSAGFDTRRRGATQVLASVHLQVTPGETFGLIGPSGCGKSTLLRILAGLHSQWNGKVSVFGHALQPERYPHDTMRSLVQMVFQDPYASLHPRHTVGRALLEPLKINRVPEPLKRMRQALDDVGLPPGIEQRYPNQMSGGQRQRVAIARALLLQPTLLLLDEPTSALDVSVQAEILNLLNQLKARYGMTMLLVSHDAGVVAHMCDRAAVMRAGSIQRILTRTELTDLQ, translated from the coding sequence ATGAGCGCCATCGTGTGCGAAGCGCTCAGCGCCGGTTTCGATACGCGCAGAAGGGGCGCCACGCAAGTGCTTGCGTCCGTGCATCTGCAGGTGACACCCGGCGAAACCTTTGGCCTGATCGGTCCGTCCGGCTGCGGCAAATCCACCCTGCTGCGTATTCTGGCTGGACTGCACTCGCAGTGGAACGGCAAGGTTTCGGTGTTCGGCCATGCGCTGCAACCCGAGCGCTATCCACACGACACGATGCGCAGTCTGGTACAGATGGTGTTTCAGGATCCCTACGCGTCTCTGCATCCACGTCATACCGTCGGCCGCGCTTTGCTCGAACCACTGAAGATCAATCGCGTCCCCGAACCTTTAAAGCGGATGCGCCAGGCGCTGGATGATGTCGGCTTACCGCCGGGTATCGAGCAGCGTTATCCCAACCAGATGTCAGGCGGGCAACGGCAGCGTGTCGCCATTGCGCGCGCCTTGCTATTGCAACCGACATTGCTGCTGTTGGATGAGCCAACCTCGGCACTGGATGTCTCGGTGCAGGCCGAAATTCTGAATCTGCTCAACCAGCTCAAGGCGCGTTACGGCATGACCATGCTGCTGGTCAGTCACGATGCCGGCGTCGTGGCGCATATGTGCGACCGCGCTGCCGTGATGCGGGCTGGCTCGATCCAACGGATACTGACGCGCACCGAGCTGACTGATTTGCAATGA
- a CDS encoding ABC transporter ATP-binding protein produces MAERPLLRVEQLEVLHRRGNAAPLAGPLSFEIESGATGLVGESGSGKSLTARALMNLLPPNLQAHSKEMRFDGCELSTLDDREWQALRGASIAMVMQDPRHALNPRLTIGEQIGEALRLHTRLNRSERLERVLDSMNEVGLPQPSQLIKHYPHQLSGGMGQRVMLAIALVNRPRLLIADEPTSALDASLRDQVLDLMMALADVHKMSLLLISHDLPLVARHCRQVLVMYRGQLVDRCSTGALHESASPYTRALWNCRPDGHTYGQMLPVFRPESLETNPS; encoded by the coding sequence ATGGCTGAGCGTCCACTATTGCGTGTGGAACAACTCGAAGTGTTGCATCGTCGCGGCAACGCAGCACCGTTGGCGGGTCCACTTTCCTTTGAGATCGAATCAGGTGCCACTGGCTTGGTGGGCGAATCCGGTTCCGGCAAATCGTTGACCGCGCGCGCGCTGATGAACCTGTTGCCGCCCAATCTGCAGGCGCACAGCAAGGAAATGCGTTTTGACGGGTGCGAGCTTTCCACCCTGGATGACCGTGAATGGCAGGCATTGCGTGGTGCAAGTATCGCCATGGTCATGCAGGATCCACGGCACGCGCTCAATCCACGACTGACCATCGGCGAGCAGATTGGCGAAGCGTTGCGCCTGCATACCCGACTGAACCGTAGTGAGCGCCTTGAGCGTGTGCTGGACAGCATGAACGAAGTCGGCTTGCCGCAGCCAAGCCAACTGATCAAACACTATCCGCATCAATTGTCCGGCGGCATGGGGCAGCGCGTGATGCTGGCGATCGCCTTGGTCAATCGCCCGCGATTGCTGATTGCCGATGAACCCACTTCTGCGTTGGACGCCAGCCTGCGCGATCAGGTGCTCGACTTGATGATGGCGCTGGCTGATGTGCACAAGATGAGTCTGCTGTTGATCAGCCACGACCTTCCACTGGTAGCGCGCCATTGCCGGCAGGTGCTGGTGATGTATCGCGGTCAACTGGTGGACCGATGCTCCACTGGCGCACTGCATGAATCCGCCTCGCCGTATACGCGCGCGCTGTGGAATTGCCGTCCCGATGGACATACCTACGGACAAATGCTGCCAGTGTTCCGTCCCGAATCGTTGGAGACAAACCCGTCATGA
- a CDS encoding ABC transporter permease — translation MNLSANTSFLLHIGPRLKRGLRSPAATLGAAVLLLLILIALFAPWLAPKDPLQQDIALRLRPPGPGHWLGTDALGRDLLSRLIYGSRATLGIAALVMMAAAPVGLLIGIVAGYAGGWVERVLMRFTDIVLAFPQLVLALAFAGLLGAGAFNGALAVALTLWPSYARQARAETLAMRDSDYLAAARMLGIRGGRLLWGHVLPMCLPFVYVRLALDMAATILSLSSLGFLGLGVQPPTPEWGAMVADGSKVIFDQWWVAAVPGAAILIVCIAFNLLADGLRDLGDPRHG, via the coding sequence ATGAACCTTAGCGCGAATACATCTTTCCTCCTTCATATCGGCCCGCGACTCAAGCGAGGCTTGCGCTCGCCCGCTGCGACGCTTGGCGCAGCTGTCTTGCTCTTGTTGATTCTGATCGCCCTGTTTGCACCGTGGCTCGCACCCAAGGATCCGCTGCAGCAAGATATTGCCCTGCGTTTACGTCCACCCGGCCCCGGACATTGGTTGGGCACGGATGCGCTGGGTCGCGATCTCCTTTCCCGCTTGATCTATGGCTCACGCGCCACGCTCGGGATTGCTGCGCTGGTGATGATGGCTGCCGCGCCAGTGGGCCTGTTGATCGGGATCGTCGCCGGTTACGCCGGTGGCTGGGTGGAACGCGTGCTGATGCGCTTTACGGACATCGTGCTGGCCTTCCCGCAACTCGTACTCGCGCTGGCTTTCGCCGGATTGCTTGGCGCTGGCGCGTTCAACGGCGCACTGGCTGTTGCACTGACCCTCTGGCCCAGTTATGCACGCCAAGCGCGCGCGGAAACGCTGGCCATGCGCGACAGCGACTACCTTGCCGCCGCACGCATGCTTGGCATCCGCGGCGGCCGGCTGTTGTGGGGACACGTGCTACCGATGTGCCTGCCTTTCGTCTACGTACGCCTGGCGCTTGATATGGCGGCGACCATACTTTCGCTTTCCAGCCTCGGCTTTCTCGGCCTCGGCGTGCAACCACCGACGCCGGAATGGGGCGCCATGGTGGCCGATGGCAGCAAGGTGATTTTCGATCAATGGTGGGTGGCCGCCGTCCCAGGCGCGGCGATCCTGATCGTCTGCATTGCGTTCAACCTGCTGGCCGATGGCCTGCGCGATCTGGGAGACCCGCGGCATGGCTGA
- a CDS encoding ABC transporter permease, with the protein MAAHSLFNTSSGIAAPLRAIRNSLLSLTLTLAGLLAITFVMSAFSPIDPALQQVGDHASAATYAQARHALDLDAPLPERFGHYLVRLGHGDLGLSTATGQPVAAELREVFPATFELSTLALLISAITGIGLALLSARWPGGWVDSVIRVISLIGSSVPIFWLGLVSLALFYAHWHWAGGPGRLDDAYEYTIDMPTGLVLIDSWRSGMPGAFDSAIKHMLLPALLLASYVLGSIARLTRTSLLGELHQEYVTLARAKGAGQSWILVHHVLPNCMGPMLTVIALAYTSLLQGAVLTETVFARPGIGRYLTNALFYGDVPAILGATLVLGVAFILINGITDMLVRLLDPRLR; encoded by the coding sequence ATGGCTGCGCATTCGTTGTTCAACACGTCGTCAGGCATCGCGGCGCCTTTGCGTGCGATCCGCAACAGCCTGCTGAGTCTGACATTGACCTTGGCCGGCCTGCTGGCGATCACGTTTGTGATGTCTGCCTTTTCGCCCATCGACCCTGCCCTGCAACAGGTTGGCGATCACGCCAGCGCTGCAACCTATGCGCAAGCCCGGCATGCGCTGGACCTGGATGCACCGTTGCCCGAACGGTTCGGACATTATCTGGTCCGGCTGGGTCACGGCGATCTTGGTCTTTCCACGGCCACCGGCCAGCCAGTGGCAGCAGAATTGCGCGAGGTGTTTCCCGCGACCTTCGAGCTTTCCACGCTTGCGTTGCTGATCAGTGCAATAACCGGTATCGGCCTTGCCCTGCTCAGCGCGCGCTGGCCGGGCGGATGGGTCGACAGTGTGATCCGCGTGATTTCACTGATCGGTTCATCAGTGCCGATTTTCTGGCTGGGATTGGTCTCGCTGGCACTGTTTTATGCGCACTGGCATTGGGCTGGCGGACCAGGCCGACTCGACGATGCTTACGAATACACCATAGATATGCCCACCGGCCTGGTGTTGATCGATAGTTGGCGCAGCGGCATGCCTGGCGCTTTCGACAGCGCGATCAAGCACATGCTATTGCCGGCGCTGTTGCTGGCCAGTTACGTGCTTGGCAGCATCGCGCGCCTCACACGCACATCACTGCTCGGCGAGTTGCATCAGGAATACGTCACACTGGCGCGAGCCAAGGGCGCCGGTCAATCATGGATTTTGGTACACCATGTGCTGCCCAACTGCATGGGCCCGATGCTGACAGTGATTGCGTTGGCGTATACCAGCCTGCTGCAAGGCGCGGTGTTGACCGAAACCGTATTCGCCCGGCCCGGCATTGGACGCTATCTGACCAATGCGTTGTTTTACGGTGACGTGCCGGCCATTCTCGGCGCAACGCTGGTGCTAGGCGTCGCCTTTATCTTGATCAACGGGATCACCGACATGCTGGTCCGCTTGCTGGATCCTCGCTTGCGATGA